A window of the Bacteriovorax sp. PP10 genome harbors these coding sequences:
- a CDS encoding cytochrome P450: MKTATGISFLDFKKASTTADFPDQFSHYLKSLGDIYFWEKGNFHVVTKAEDARNVLTNPIFSADRGGFFISRMPDMDLSLIQDFFGVVKKMMVMSDDEEHSKRRKIASSGFEDHIIDRFAKTVQQTVKKLVDEVKDKNQFDFVDISKRLPSTILADLFSIPESDRENFFTLANTMTGFFGGASNYQNADGIEVNNAAKALKSYFENLIVSRRNSNGEDYVSILVRAQKMTQLTDEELVSQMIMMLVAGQVTTTDQINNIMYLFAKHTDIQLEVKKNPLLIANAIEELKRIDPAVTFIFRVARADGMLNSQPIKTGDVIFISTHCVNRDLPLEEKPDEIRIERKAAHFAYGHGPHYCLGAKLGRLQIRLLFEELFKELPLLTLNETLESKRDHYSLSFSGFTNLELAQR; the protein is encoded by the coding sequence ATGAAAACGGCCACAGGTATTTCTTTTCTCGACTTTAAAAAAGCAAGCACAACAGCAGACTTCCCGGATCAATTCTCTCATTACCTAAAATCATTGGGCGATATCTACTTTTGGGAAAAAGGAAACTTCCATGTTGTAACCAAAGCAGAAGATGCAAGAAATGTTCTCACGAACCCCATCTTCAGCGCTGACCGCGGTGGATTTTTCATTTCCAGAATGCCTGATATGGACTTATCTCTTATCCAGGATTTTTTTGGTGTCGTAAAAAAGATGATGGTTATGAGTGATGATGAAGAGCATAGCAAAAGAAGAAAGATTGCTTCCAGTGGATTCGAAGACCATATTATCGACCGCTTTGCTAAGACAGTTCAGCAAACTGTAAAAAAACTTGTAGATGAAGTCAAAGACAAGAATCAATTTGATTTCGTCGATATCAGCAAAAGGCTTCCTTCTACTATTCTTGCTGACTTGTTTAGCATTCCTGAAAGCGACAGAGAAAACTTCTTCACACTGGCCAATACGATGACTGGATTTTTTGGAGGGGCCTCTAATTACCAAAATGCCGATGGTATAGAAGTCAACAACGCTGCCAAAGCTTTGAAGAGCTATTTTGAAAACCTTATCGTGAGTCGAAGAAACAGCAATGGCGAAGATTATGTTTCGATCTTAGTCCGCGCTCAAAAGATGACTCAATTAACTGATGAAGAATTAGTCTCTCAAATGATTATGATGTTAGTCGCGGGTCAGGTCACGACAACTGATCAAATCAATAACATTATGTACCTGTTTGCTAAGCATACTGATATTCAACTTGAAGTAAAAAAGAACCCCCTGCTGATTGCCAACGCGATTGAAGAATTAAAACGCATTGATCCGGCCGTTACTTTCATTTTTAGAGTGGCAAGGGCCGATGGCATGCTGAACTCTCAGCCAATCAAAACTGGGGACGTGATTTTTATTTCTACTCATTGTGTGAATCGCGATTTACCACTAGAAGAAAAACCTGATGAAATCAGGATTGAGAGAAAAGCGGCCCACTTTGCTTACGGCCATGGCCCCCACTACTGCCTGGGAGCAAAATTAGGTCGCTTACAAATCCGCCTGTTATTTGAAGAGCTTTTTAAAGAATTACCTCTTTTGACTTTAAACGAAACACTGGAATCTAAGCGCGATCACTACTCGCTTTCGTTCTCAGGATTCACAAATTTAGAGTTGGCACAGAGATAA
- a CDS encoding TauD/TfdA dioxygenase family protein, producing MSTSKLSGLKIIRDQQFSDSELLNFAQGLSEKLGELEDKILHWDFGPIMDMKFNPAAPNYLFSSENVPLHWDGAFYKEPSYLLFYCTETSGTGGETLFLNTELLWDSLTADEKEECSKIILKYSTEKKAHYGGEITVPLVQTHPLTGKTILRIAQKVETTLNPVTLTILGASDAADFYQRMEKKLSDPKFLYTHAWKKGDVVICDNFTYLHGRKALEGNLTRSFKRIQIL from the coding sequence ATGTCTACTTCCAAGCTTAGTGGTTTAAAAATAATAAGAGATCAGCAATTTTCAGATTCAGAATTACTAAATTTTGCTCAAGGCCTGAGTGAAAAATTAGGAGAGCTTGAAGATAAAATTCTTCATTGGGACTTCGGCCCGATCATGGATATGAAATTTAATCCTGCAGCGCCGAACTATCTTTTCTCCAGTGAAAATGTTCCCCTTCATTGGGATGGTGCTTTTTACAAAGAGCCAAGCTATTTGCTTTTTTATTGTACAGAAACAAGTGGCACAGGTGGAGAGACACTTTTTTTAAACACTGAATTACTTTGGGACTCGCTAACTGCTGACGAAAAAGAAGAATGCAGTAAGATTATCTTAAAATACTCAACGGAGAAAAAGGCCCACTACGGTGGAGAAATTACTGTTCCTCTAGTTCAGACTCATCCACTTACCGGCAAAACGATTTTAAGAATTGCCCAAAAAGTTGAGACGACACTGAATCCTGTGACTTTGACTATTCTGGGGGCCAGCGATGCAGCAGATTTTTACCAGAGAATGGAGAAAAAATTAAGCGATCCCAAATTTCTCTACACCCATGCATGGAAAAAAGGCGATGTGGTGATTTGTGACAACTTTACTTACCTGCACGGAAGAAAAGCACTGGAAGGAAATCTCACTCGTTCATTTAAACGTATACAAATTCTCTAG
- a CDS encoding L-tyrosine/L-tryptophan isonitrile synthase family protein, with product MMELSNENLEDLSLAISTACKELSKLSNHGNVIEDYYQIPIMQKIEAQMVQRKTLQFLLPAFPAKSPSPLKTAGHHPDLGEVLALNNLNEMCKKITSLYEPGAEVIICSDGRIFSDVVMVSDKIIDEYSEWIKSIIIEFDLKHLSTFAMDDIHQEMNGPELRERLVWQYAKSLDEVRFLVINDDDFRGLFNGVHKFMLEDQMGLPENATISKNQLNKKTKLLTYELIRRSDAWSTLLLDYFDDSLRLSIHAYPLTHEKFGVKLVHSSEKWATPWHNVTVKKGEQFELMHLSEAEKLGAKKELFRGKYVYFQA from the coding sequence ATGATGGAACTAAGTAATGAGAATCTTGAAGATCTAAGTTTGGCGATTTCAACGGCATGTAAAGAGCTTAGCAAACTTTCGAATCACGGGAACGTTATTGAAGATTATTACCAAATTCCTATTATGCAAAAGATTGAAGCTCAAATGGTTCAAAGGAAAACTCTTCAATTTCTTTTGCCAGCATTCCCGGCCAAAAGCCCAAGTCCATTAAAGACAGCAGGCCATCACCCGGACCTGGGTGAAGTTCTGGCATTAAATAACTTAAATGAAATGTGTAAAAAGATTACTAGTCTCTATGAACCAGGTGCTGAAGTGATTATCTGCTCTGATGGGAGAATCTTTAGTGACGTTGTTATGGTTTCAGACAAGATTATCGACGAGTACTCTGAATGGATTAAATCCATCATTATTGAATTTGATCTAAAGCATCTTTCAACATTTGCCATGGATGACATTCATCAGGAGATGAACGGGCCTGAACTAAGAGAGCGCTTGGTTTGGCAATACGCTAAATCACTGGATGAAGTGCGCTTTCTTGTCATCAACGACGACGACTTCCGCGGTCTCTTTAATGGTGTTCATAAGTTTATGCTAGAAGATCAGATGGGGCTTCCTGAGAACGCAACAATCAGCAAGAACCAGCTTAACAAAAAAACAAAACTTTTAACTTACGAGTTAATTAGAAGATCTGATGCCTGGTCAACTCTCCTGCTTGATTATTTCGACGATTCCCTTCGTTTATCAATTCATGCTTACCCGTTAACTCATGAAAAATTTGGCGTGAAGCTCGTTCACTCATCAGAAAAATGGGCCACTCCTTGGCACAACGTCACGGTAAAAAAGGGTGAGCAGTTTGAGTTGATGCATTTATCAGAAGCTGAAAAACTGGGTGCAAAAAAAGAATTATTCAGAGGTAAATATGTCTACTTCCAAGCTTAG
- a CDS encoding LysR family transcriptional regulator — protein MSITFKDLENFIAVAHSRTLSEASEKLEMAQPSLSLAIKKLETELNLPLFIRGRNGIKLTPQGRMILPEAQSALKLLFKIKGAPVNLSFKIGCHPSVGMFLLGRFLKSMNQFSSNLSLSVVNGSSAEINKKVAEGEVDFGLVMNPLPIPGLITKLIGEDDVAVWESSKRYSDRLIYNPDMIQSSAIISRWKGVPVERIEVANLELIANLVESGAGLGILPSQVVKAQRLGLHKVEGTPSYKDRLALVCYPEIIKSKEGKIIFDELKKSFIQL, from the coding sequence ATGTCGATCACATTCAAAGATTTAGAGAACTTCATTGCCGTTGCTCATTCACGTACTTTGTCTGAAGCTTCGGAAAAGTTAGAGATGGCCCAGCCGTCTTTGTCCCTCGCTATCAAGAAGCTGGAGACTGAATTAAACCTGCCACTCTTTATTCGTGGAAGAAATGGGATCAAGCTTACACCTCAAGGACGAATGATCCTTCCTGAGGCCCAGAGCGCTTTAAAACTGCTGTTTAAGATTAAGGGAGCTCCGGTTAACTTATCTTTTAAGATCGGATGCCATCCTTCAGTTGGAATGTTCTTATTAGGACGATTTTTAAAATCAATGAATCAGTTTTCTTCTAACTTAAGCCTGTCAGTTGTTAACGGGTCTTCAGCTGAGATTAATAAGAAAGTTGCCGAGGGAGAAGTGGACTTTGGACTGGTGATGAACCCGCTTCCGATTCCAGGTCTGATCACAAAACTGATTGGTGAAGATGACGTTGCAGTGTGGGAGTCGAGTAAACGCTATAGCGACCGTTTGATTTACAATCCGGATATGATCCAGTCTTCAGCGATCATTTCCAGATGGAAAGGAGTGCCGGTCGAGCGAATTGAAGTGGCCAATCTTGAACTCATTGCCAATCTGGTAGAGTCAGGAGCAGGGCTGGGGATTCTTCCTTCTCAGGTAGTTAAAGCTCAACGTCTGGGACTTCATAAGGTGGAAGGAACTCCTTCTTATAAAGACCGCCTGGCCTTGGTTTGTTACCCCGAAATTATTAAGTCTAAAGAAGGGAAGATCATTTTTGATGAACTCAAGAAGTCTTTTATCCAACTATAG
- a CDS encoding nucleotide disphospho-sugar-binding domain-containing protein, which translates to MKAIYYNIFGLGHINPTLPVVKVLKESGVEIIYHSSPERRELIESAGAEFINYGYDDYKASDFNPGQNFVLQTIPATVGLLPFLTEEFERVRPDFIIYDSMAIWGYVLGLIYNIPAFCTVTTFALSEEAKQEMFKKHGVVIDEANLRSIEYLKEKYDIELSLSQCLGAYGKHNIVFTSKDFNPPVKEDFIYAGVVAKTNQENTIFLIGVLKEVAKNKKIITMAFGTILLKQDPELLCLYKKLIEAFADDANYQLVLGVSSEENVRALGELPANILAFPHIPQIEVLKYTDCFISHGGMNSINEALHFGVPLVVIPYNNDQFGNSKRVNDLKLGIELKKEAISTELLRQAVLTVLDNAEIQKNVKLMSKSFTSCKGLDGIVNYIKDNLFDHRSH; encoded by the coding sequence ATGAAAGCAATTTATTATAATATTTTTGGACTAGGACATATCAATCCCACTCTGCCTGTCGTTAAGGTCTTGAAGGAAAGTGGGGTTGAAATCATCTACCACTCATCACCTGAGCGTCGCGAGCTGATAGAGTCTGCTGGTGCAGAATTTATCAATTACGGATACGACGACTACAAAGCTTCTGATTTTAATCCAGGACAAAATTTTGTTTTGCAAACCATTCCGGCAACGGTTGGGCTCCTTCCATTTTTAACTGAAGAGTTTGAAAGAGTTCGTCCGGATTTTATTATCTACGACTCTATGGCGATTTGGGGTTATGTCCTAGGACTTATTTATAATATTCCTGCTTTTTGTACAGTGACGACATTTGCTCTTAGTGAAGAAGCAAAGCAGGAAATGTTCAAAAAACATGGAGTGGTGATAGATGAAGCGAACTTGCGCTCAATAGAATACTTAAAAGAAAAATACGATATTGAACTCTCTTTGAGTCAGTGTTTGGGTGCTTATGGAAAACATAATATTGTTTTTACCTCTAAAGATTTTAATCCGCCAGTGAAAGAAGATTTTATATACGCGGGAGTCGTGGCCAAAACTAATCAAGAGAACACGATATTTTTAATCGGGGTCTTAAAAGAAGTAGCAAAAAACAAAAAAATTATCACGATGGCCTTCGGAACGATTCTTTTGAAGCAAGACCCGGAACTCCTTTGTCTCTATAAGAAACTAATAGAGGCCTTTGCTGACGATGCAAACTATCAGCTTGTTTTAGGCGTTTCTTCAGAGGAGAATGTAAGGGCCTTGGGGGAACTTCCTGCCAACATTTTAGCATTTCCGCATATCCCTCAAATTGAAGTTCTAAAATACACTGACTGCTTTATTAGTCATGGTGGAATGAATAGTATCAATGAGGCCCTTCATTTTGGCGTTCCTTTGGTGGTCATTCCCTATAACAATGATCAATTTGGAAATTCTAAACGAGTGAATGATTTAAAGCTTGGTATTGAATTAAAAAAAGAGGCCATTTCAACGGAGTTGTTAAGACAAGCTGTTCTTACAGTCTTAGACAATGCCGAGATACAGAAAAATGTGAAGTTAATGAGTAAGTCATTTACTTCATGCAAAGGATTGGATGGAATTGTTAACTATATTAAAGATAATCTCTTCGACCATAGATCACATTAG
- a CDS encoding HAD family hydrolase, with the protein MANFKEVNHQILEFVKNYDNIIWDWNGTLIDDVDTAVACINKLLPKYNASVITAQKYREIFDFPVRKYYSHLGLDLEKNTFEEIRDQYVKDYNLNIVLNSSLFPETANLLEEIKKTKNQFILSAVSQWHLDSITTHFKVDHLFNERFGVNDHYASGKISRGMELIKHADLRPEKTILIGDTIHDFEVARELGLNCLLLADGHQSPARLKAVTANVIYGRRDYL; encoded by the coding sequence ATGGCCAATTTTAAAGAAGTGAATCACCAAATTTTAGAATTCGTAAAAAACTACGACAATATCATCTGGGACTGGAACGGCACTTTGATTGACGACGTCGATACGGCCGTTGCCTGTATTAATAAACTTCTTCCTAAGTACAATGCCTCAGTTATTACGGCCCAAAAGTATAGAGAGATTTTTGATTTCCCTGTCAGAAAATACTACTCTCATCTGGGTCTTGATCTTGAAAAAAATACGTTTGAAGAAATCAGAGACCAATACGTAAAAGACTATAATCTCAACATCGTTCTTAACTCTTCCTTATTTCCAGAAACTGCAAACCTTCTGGAAGAAATTAAAAAAACAAAAAATCAGTTTATTCTCTCTGCTGTCTCTCAATGGCATCTCGACTCCATCACGACCCACTTTAAAGTCGATCATCTCTTCAATGAAAGATTTGGAGTTAATGATCACTACGCTTCTGGAAAAATTTCACGTGGTATGGAATTAATTAAACACGCTGATCTCAGGCCGGAAAAAACAATTCTCATTGGCGATACCATCCATGATTTTGAAGTGGCCAGAGAACTTGGGCTTAACTGTTTACTTCTGGCCGATGGACACCAATCTCCTGCTCGTTTAAAGGCAGTCACAGCTAATGTGATCTATGGTCGAAGAGATTATCTTTAA
- a CDS encoding alkene reductase, with the protein MSVLFESIDLGNLKLANRIIMAPLTRARAGVERLPNDLMAKYYAQRATAGLIITEATSVTPMGVGYANTPGIWLQEQVEGWKKITEAVHAKGGIIVMQLWHVGRISDPMFLNGELPVAPSAIAALGHVSLVRPEKSYVTPRALETSEIAGIVEAYRVGALNAKLAGFDGVEIHGANGYLLDQFLQDSTNKRTDQYGGSIENRARLALEVVDAITTVWHPQNVGYHIAPRMDSHTMGDSNPEATFTYLASELGKRKLAFIFSREAQGPGYLGDKIKEAFGGPYIINQGLDKKTAETLIKEGRATAASWGMSFISNPDLARKLREDIPLTPTNMATIYANDEAGYTDY; encoded by the coding sequence ATGTCAGTACTATTTGAATCAATCGATCTTGGAAATTTAAAATTAGCTAACAGAATTATTATGGCACCTCTTACTCGTGCGCGTGCAGGAGTTGAAAGACTTCCCAATGATCTTATGGCCAAGTACTACGCTCAAAGAGCGACTGCAGGTCTTATTATTACTGAGGCCACTTCTGTCACGCCAATGGGTGTGGGCTATGCAAATACTCCAGGAATCTGGTTACAGGAACAAGTTGAAGGTTGGAAAAAAATAACTGAAGCTGTTCACGCAAAAGGTGGAATCATCGTGATGCAACTTTGGCACGTAGGACGTATTTCTGATCCGATGTTTTTAAATGGTGAACTTCCAGTTGCACCGAGTGCGATCGCGGCCCTTGGACATGTCAGTTTAGTCCGTCCTGAAAAATCTTATGTCACTCCACGCGCTCTTGAAACTTCAGAAATCGCTGGCATCGTTGAGGCCTATAGAGTTGGTGCTCTTAATGCAAAACTTGCTGGGTTTGATGGTGTAGAAATTCACGGTGCTAACGGATATCTGCTTGATCAATTCCTTCAAGACAGTACAAATAAAAGAACAGACCAGTACGGTGGTAGTATTGAAAACAGAGCAAGACTTGCACTAGAAGTTGTCGATGCTATTACGACTGTGTGGCATCCACAAAATGTTGGATACCATATCGCTCCTCGCATGGACTCTCACACCATGGGAGACTCAAATCCTGAAGCGACATTCACATACCTGGCGTCTGAGTTGGGAAAAAGAAAATTAGCTTTTATTTTCTCAAGAGAAGCGCAAGGTCCAGGATATTTAGGTGATAAAATTAAAGAGGCCTTTGGTGGTCCATATATTATCAACCAAGGTTTAGATAAAAAAACGGCCGAAACTTTAATTAAAGAAGGTCGCGCGACTGCGGCTTCATGGGGAATGAGTTTTATTTCAAACCCAGATTTAGCTAGAAAGTTAAGAGAGGACATTCCTCTTACGCCAACGAATATGGCGACGATTTATGCTAATGATGAGGCCGGATATACAGATTACTAA
- a CDS encoding HPF/RaiA family ribosome-associated protein, which yields MNIQINTDNHIDGGQKFSDYVSGVVSSAFHRFSNQLTHVDVHFSDQNSSNKAGSNDKRCMIEVRITGRKSTAVTSDASSIDEALIGATEKMKHSIESTLGRANY from the coding sequence ATGAATATTCAAATCAACACAGACAATCACATTGATGGAGGTCAGAAATTTTCTGATTATGTAAGCGGAGTTGTCTCATCAGCATTTCACCGTTTTAGTAATCAGCTTACTCATGTTGATGTGCACTTTAGCGATCAAAATAGTTCGAACAAAGCTGGATCGAATGATAAGCGCTGTATGATTGAAGTCCGTATTACAGGAAGAAAATCAACTGCTGTCACAAGTGATGCAAGTTCAATTGATGAGGCGCTGATCGGAGCAACTGAAAAAATGAAACACTCTATCGAGAGCACTCTCGGTCGAGCTAACTACTAG
- a CDS encoding alpha/beta hydrolase family protein: MTTKRLITVISLLCFVTSCKLNFTSKPTPTEIDTPAGPVVDPDQFTSSVLSDESYVSSGTHTYQLIKATSGSNTPTYMQWIPNDTNTTAGAVIVYYPYESIDWSGEAIDTKWSALASGGQPDEDGPYYNVATSSQIANTPISHLTAAQNMSLFTSNKLHTLIVYGRYYSGTTVAGDVQAVVDGYRFLNSKTVVDKTKIGIYSGSWGGVGVLYGSKAAATNYNLKPKTISLSYPVSDLKALSAYMDSIPTLTTDVTKRAQYVAFFDPYKRRLDKATEALAGQPTRYDKYSRPELASLDASLFVIHDDWDTLVPVGFTNNLFTSMTLSDKYVYYQRHPTAIDYDTFILNHSQAGLHQVDYATTLTWNYHFLITELTDPTQTRVTSFARSTYEAQFQHMKIMFDGGADTSAFRKTLGLLCRPNLQMLDVESGSFYSGSDVFVYIMNVYYGVAWAADGPAACAKLITNPPF, translated from the coding sequence ATGACAACGAAAAGGCTTATTACAGTTATCTCACTCCTATGTTTTGTGACTTCATGTAAGTTAAATTTTACGTCTAAACCAACACCAACAGAAATAGACACTCCAGCAGGCCCAGTTGTAGACCCTGATCAATTTACAAGCTCAGTTCTTTCTGATGAAAGTTATGTTTCAAGTGGCACGCATACATACCAATTAATTAAGGCCACTTCAGGGTCCAACACTCCGACTTATATGCAATGGATTCCTAACGATACTAATACGACTGCGGGGGCCGTCATTGTTTATTATCCTTACGAGAGTATTGACTGGAGTGGTGAAGCTATAGATACCAAATGGTCAGCTCTCGCTTCCGGCGGACAACCTGATGAAGACGGGCCTTATTATAACGTTGCTACTTCTTCGCAAATTGCCAACACACCTATCTCGCATTTAACTGCTGCTCAAAATATGTCTTTGTTCACATCAAATAAGCTTCACACATTAATTGTCTATGGACGCTATTATTCTGGAACAACTGTGGCCGGCGATGTTCAGGCCGTTGTTGATGGGTACAGGTTTTTAAATTCAAAAACGGTAGTCGATAAAACTAAGATTGGTATTTATAGCGGCTCATGGGGTGGCGTTGGGGTTCTTTATGGATCAAAGGCCGCTGCTACAAACTACAACTTAAAACCAAAAACCATATCTCTGTCTTATCCTGTAAGTGATTTAAAAGCACTTTCCGCTTACATGGATTCAATTCCTACACTAACTACAGACGTAACGAAGAGAGCTCAGTATGTGGCCTTTTTTGATCCTTATAAAAGACGTCTTGATAAAGCGACTGAAGCACTCGCTGGCCAGCCTACCAGATACGATAAGTATTCAAGGCCAGAGTTAGCATCGCTTGATGCCTCACTTTTTGTTATTCATGATGACTGGGATACGTTAGTTCCCGTCGGATTTACGAACAACCTTTTCACATCTATGACTTTGTCTGATAAATATGTCTATTACCAACGCCATCCAACAGCGATTGATTACGACACTTTTATTCTAAACCACTCTCAAGCTGGGCTTCATCAGGTTGATTACGCTACGACCTTAACCTGGAATTACCATTTCCTGATTACAGAACTTACTGATCCTACTCAAACAAGAGTTACTTCTTTTGCACGCAGTACTTATGAAGCTCAATTTCAACATATGAAAATAATGTTTGATGGCGGTGCGGACACAAGTGCTTTCAGGAAAACCCTTGGGCTTCTTTGCAGGCCGAACCTGCAGATGCTCGATGTTGAAAGCGGAAGTTTTTATTCTGGTTCTGATGTCTTCGTCTACATAATGAACGTCTACTATGGGGTTGCATGGGCCGCAGATGGTCCTGCCGCTTGCGCCAAATTAATCACCAATCCACCTTTCTAA
- a CDS encoding sensor histidine kinase — translation MSIRRKLIHIVLVFSTLIIVLMGMNYFVMSTLSTVRAFVAGEAFYSKGQKDATYFLARYTSTLRDEEYQLFLENVKIPVGDRIVREELLKDDTDYLKVDAGLIQAKNYPDETRDVAKLFKRFQNIGYFKQSIGFWTLGDAEVQKLIDVAEEIHSLVQQKKLTPELANAYLLKIDELNKKLTYLEEQYSNVLGKGVRWATSWLFYVSFTITMLGFIFAVWITFSIAKEILKRIEVLKLGTIRVEQGTLTTPIEITSPLDTKDELIQLAISFNKMTESLEKAISERDIAKEKLEVRAKQLSEAQELAHIGSWELDVANYNVIASDEFYRIFGLELGSELNLGELIQQVHPTDYDIVKKELDATIAQHKTFFLDFKITRANGEIREVSQQGRPILDENGKIIKIIGTTQDITERFKIQLQMIQSNKMASLGEMASGIAHEINNPLAIIKMTALQMQKNVTDESTIFKNGISKIDSTVDRISKIIQGLRTFSRDGRNDPFEIVSFDHLIDDILSFCKERLKHHSITLIKDELDPNLVFEGRQIEISQVILNLLNNAIDAVDPLPGDNKWIRISAKNNGSFLEIKITDSGNGIPLETQSKMFQPFFTTKEIGKGTGLGLSLSLTIIKNHLGEIFLDNDSPNTCFVLRLPNQQV, via the coding sequence TTGTCAATTAGAAGGAAACTTATTCACATTGTTTTGGTGTTTTCAACACTCATTATTGTTTTAATGGGAATGAATTACTTCGTCATGAGCACTCTTTCGACAGTGCGTGCTTTTGTGGCCGGAGAAGCTTTTTATTCGAAGGGACAAAAAGATGCGACTTACTTTTTAGCAAGGTACACCAGCACTCTGCGCGATGAAGAATACCAATTATTTTTAGAGAACGTAAAAATTCCTGTCGGTGATCGCATTGTTCGCGAAGAACTTTTAAAAGACGATACAGATTATCTAAAAGTTGATGCCGGACTTATTCAAGCAAAAAACTATCCTGATGAAACCCGTGATGTTGCCAAGCTTTTCAAACGATTTCAAAATATAGGTTACTTCAAACAATCTATTGGTTTTTGGACTTTAGGCGATGCCGAAGTTCAAAAGTTAATTGATGTGGCCGAAGAAATTCACTCTCTCGTTCAGCAAAAAAAACTGACTCCTGAATTGGCCAATGCCTACCTGTTAAAAATTGATGAACTCAATAAAAAATTAACTTACTTAGAAGAACAGTACTCAAATGTTTTAGGTAAGGGTGTTCGTTGGGCCACATCATGGCTCTTCTACGTAAGTTTCACCATCACCATGTTGGGATTTATCTTTGCCGTCTGGATTACATTCTCCATCGCCAAAGAAATTTTAAAACGCATTGAAGTTTTAAAATTAGGAACGATTCGTGTAGAGCAAGGAACACTGACGACGCCGATTGAAATCACTTCTCCACTCGATACAAAAGATGAGCTTATTCAGCTGGCGATTTCATTTAACAAAATGACTGAGAGCTTAGAGAAGGCCATCAGCGAAAGAGATATCGCAAAAGAAAAACTTGAAGTGCGCGCCAAGCAGTTATCTGAAGCTCAGGAACTTGCCCATATCGGTAGCTGGGAGCTTGATGTTGCAAATTATAATGTCATTGCTTCTGATGAATTTTATCGCATCTTTGGTCTTGAATTAGGCTCTGAACTCAACCTTGGGGAACTCATTCAACAAGTCCATCCTACTGATTACGACATAGTTAAAAAAGAGCTGGATGCAACGATAGCTCAACATAAAACATTCTTCCTGGACTTCAAAATTACCAGAGCGAATGGAGAAATTCGCGAAGTCAGTCAACAGGGTCGCCCTATCCTGGATGAGAACGGAAAAATTATTAAGATTATCGGAACCACTCAGGATATTACTGAACGCTTTAAAATTCAGTTGCAGATGATTCAGTCAAACAAGATGGCTTCACTGGGTGAAATGGCCAGCGGTATCGCTCACGAAATTAATAATCCACTGGCGATTATTAAAATGACTGCTCTGCAGATGCAAAAGAATGTGACTGATGAAAGTACCATCTTTAAAAATGGAATATCGAAAATTGATTCTACTGTTGATCGCATTTCTAAAATCATTCAAGGATTAAGAACTTTCTCGCGCGATGGACGAAATGATCCTTTTGAAATTGTTTCTTTCGATCATTTGATCGACGATATTTTGAGTTTCTGTAAAGAAAGACTTAAGCACCATTCGATTACACTGATCAAAGATGAGCTAGACCCCAATTTAGTTTTTGAAGGAAGACAAATTGAAATCTCTCAGGTCATTTTAAATCTTCTTAACAACGCCATCGATGCCGTGGATCCTCTTCCTGGTGATAATAAATGGATCAGAATTTCTGCTAAAAATAATGGCAGCTTCCTGGAAATTAAAATCACTGATAGTGGAAATGGGATTCCTCTGGAAACTCAAAGTAAAATGTTCCAACCATTCTTCACAACGAAGGAGATTGGTAAAGGGACTGGACTTGGATTAAGTCTTTCCCTGACTATTATTAAGAACCATCTAGGAGAAATTTTCCTGGATAACGACTCTCCAAACACCTGTTTTGTCTTGAGACTGCCTAATCAGCAAGTTTAG
- a CDS encoding GNAT family N-acetyltransferase, which yields MTETKMVTFNSPEYLAAVKIRKDVFVIEQNIPEELEVDQYEKNCEHFLTKVDGIPAAAGRLRIKDSTIKFERIACLKNYRGTGVGRNLMQKMLEHALSAHPNLTPYMHSQTIAAAFYEKLGWTSEGEVFYEADLPHIAMIYKRQK from the coding sequence ATGACCGAGACAAAAATGGTGACTTTTAATTCTCCTGAATACCTTGCTGCTGTCAAAATTAGAAAAGACGTTTTTGTCATCGAACAAAATATTCCGGAAGAGCTTGAAGTGGATCAGTATGAAAAAAACTGTGAGCATTTCCTCACAAAAGTGGACGGTATTCCTGCCGCGGCCGGACGTTTAAGAATTAAAGACAGCACTATTAAATTCGAAAGAATTGCCTGTTTAAAAAACTATCGAGGTACTGGTGTTGGACGAAACCTGATGCAAAAAATGCTTGAGCATGCACTAAGCGCGCACCCTAATCTTACGCCTTATATGCATTCGCAAACGATAGCTGCCGCCTTTTATGAGAAACTGGGATGGACTTCAGAAGGAGAGGTTTTTTACGAGGCAGATCTCCCTCATATTGCGATGATCTATAAGAGACAAAAATAA